DNA from Mobula hypostoma chromosome 4, sMobHyp1.1, whole genome shotgun sequence:
ATTGGGAAATACAGGTTGAAACGGGTAGTCTAATCCGATCTTGTACATTCCTGAGCTGGTTCGGACTACCTaaaatcaggaaaaaaaatgaggaacTATGAACTGGGTCACATAAAACTGTTGAGTCGCACATCCCTTGACGCAGGCTCACCGTGGCGGCGCACTGTCTAGCGGCGTTACAGCGCACACTGCAGCAGCTTGGGAGCGTGGGAGATAGCCCAAAGGTCAGCAggacacagcaaggagccaacacacacctgcacacacataccatgcagcatgcagctcccctgacatgaaaacaacagcattGCCAGATCATCGTGAGAATATGGTGAGATGCCGATTTCACCAaactgcagcttgcaagcatttagtgcaGGGCCCTCGAAAATGCGGAGcccgtagcatatgctacttttgctactaggttaatccggcACTGCGGGGCTGGCTGGcaataggtggaaccaggtgagaaGAGTGGTGATGGGTAGATGGTTAGGTGGGAAGAGGTTGAGAAAGGAGACATTGGCTGGTGGGCAATATACAGAACTGAGGTAAGAATTTTAATAGTCCTCACCAACCATCCTATCAGCTTCCATTTCCAGTAGTGCATATGCTCCTTTTTCATTCTTCTCCTTCCACCCCTTCCTGTCCGGACACTTCTGCTTGCTACAATAGGAGTTGCAACACTTGTCCATACAttgcctccctccccaccatcttgGAACCTAAACAGCCATTCCAGGTCAGGCAAAGATTCACATGCACCTTCTCCAACCTTGTCTGATACATTCAGTGCTGTTGATGTACCTGCTCTACACCAGACATACCAACTATAGACTAGGCAATTATTTGTGGAGCACTTGCACTCTGTTGTCAATGGCCACACAGAGATCATGGGTTGCATGCCACATCAgctctccttcccattccccacCATTCTTGGCCTTCATCTCCAGACCGAGGCCAAATGCAAACTGGAAGGACAAAACCTCATATTCAACCTGGGTAGTTACAAACCACTGCTGCCCTTATCCTAATGTGCACTCTCATTCACCATCCCTtctttgaactgtgaactttcCAAGTTTGAGTAACCCACACGATCTGTGCCCTTTTCTCTGTCCTCTTGATCCACTCAGGTTCTCTCACTTCCCATCCAGATAttacccagtttctctctccttccccatctcattCCATCTGCCTGTTACCCATGCACTTTACCATTTGTTCTCGTTGCCTCTCCTCTAACTGGTTTTATCCACCTGTCATCCCTTCCTTCTCTGGTTCCACCTATCTCCTTCCTTACTTATCAGATTCCAGTATGTGCAGTTTTTGTATCACCacgtatcaccttccagcctctgtttctatgttctccagccctttggcGGAAGGCTTAAccccatttttctctctctcctgatcTGCTTCTAGCTATCCCCCAACTccacctcttcccctcctccacctatccATCATTCCCCTCCTCAGCTGGTTCTACCAGCCCCTGCCTCACCTCTTTCTACCAACTATCTCCCCTCTACACCCAGTCCTGTTGCAGGGTCCTAGTCCAAAGTGTTGACCATCCTTTTGCCTGCACTgacgttgcctgatctgctgagttcctccaccagttGGCTTTTCACTTCGAAAGTTTGCTTGTGCTGAGAGTATCTTTTCATTCCATTTTTTCTTAAACTGTGAAACTACAGATAATAGAATTTCATAGTTTAAGAAAATTGAGTGGGAAGTGCAGCTTGTTTTGGATACCGTGCACCGTTTTGGTTCTCTCATTCAAGAAAGGACATGTGAGCACTGGAGGAAATCCAAATGAGATCCATACAGAATTCCCTGGAGTGAGAATACTGTCAGTACATGAGCAACTGAAGAAATTAATTCTAAAtactttggagtttagaagggtGAAATGTGACTTACAGAACCATTAAATGAGGGATTGACAGGGTAGGTGTTGAGGTAGTTCCACTGGTGACAGAATCTCAAATGCAGTAATGTACTTACAAAATCAGGAAGTAATCATTTTAAACTGAGTTGCATAGATTTCTCACAGAGGGTTTTGCATCTTTGGGATCTTTTTCCCCAGAAGGTTACGAGGTTAggtcattagggacatttaaagataaagtatgcatttttttttataaattagggaaattaaagcaattggaaactggcatgaaagaggagttcaGTCCTGAGGTAGTTCAgccatgataatattgaatgatGAATCAGCTTGAGGAGCCAAGTGGCCTGGTTCCCTCTCCTATTTTCTTATATTTTTGCTGGAAGATGCTTTTTCCAAGCAAGTTACCAAGCCTGTAAGCAATTGTGACATGTGGCCTCTGAGTCACCTACGTGGACTTTCCCCAAATTCCACATAGTTGCTCCAAGCAGCCTTCTGCTTACTGTATCAATATCAGCGCCCAAACCAAACATTGTGTAATCTTTTTACAGTATTTGAATGGGAGGCAGTGTATGAATAGCCGCAAGTGTTTGCTTTTTTATGAGCCTGTCTCTAAGCCGAGCTGCGGAAACTGGTTTGATCATTTTCGCTCCGAGGCTCCGGAGGTAACTTGCCGAACAATACAGCATAAAGGCACATTTCTGAGTCCAAATGGGTTTGTCGACTTCCAGAGAACTGAAAATGAAACACGTTCGCATCTTAATGCTGGGTCTGGACGGAGCAGGGAAATCCACCTTATTGTACAAACTAAAATTCAGTAATACTGAATTTATCACTGCCTCCACCGTAGGATTCAACGTGGAAATGCTGCCGCGTGATAAGAGCATTGCCCTGACAGTTTGGGATGTTGGCGGTCAGTCCAAGATGCGGCAGCTCTGGCCGTTTTATTTTCAAGACACCGATGCCCTTGTGTTTGTGGTGGACTGTGCCGACACACAGCGCATGGAGACCTCCCGGATAGAATTTGAACGGGCGCTGAAACACAAGTGTCTGAAAGGGATCCCGGTGATGATAATAGCAAACAAGCAGGATGTTAAAGGTGCTTTCTCTGCGGAGGAAATCACCAGGCGCTTTCACCTAAAGAGATGCTGCTCAGACCGTGACTGGTACGTCCAGCCCTGCTGTGCAAAGACAGGCGAAGGATCAAGCAAGGCCTTTGATATTTTACTATCGCTCGTCAAAAAGAAAATACCCTCTAAAGACGAAGGATCACACATTAATACTCAAGAAGACAGATGAACGGAAGTATACCAATTGTGCGGAATTTATCCTCCTCGCCGGTATACGTTGGCATGAAGGAACGCAGACTGTTTGATGAATTGATACTGATGTATTGACACTGTCGGTCGAATTTTAAATCCGTTTGTCACAGTTTTGCCTGTATCACTTTTGTTATTTTGATCCGAATTAATATAGAAATAGTGTCATAATCTTGTTTTGGAAGATACCATACTATATGAAGGTGCTGTAATATGTATCGGAATCACTGACTGTACCTGCAGCTCAACGCCCCTCGCCCCGAAATCAGCTCTAGATTATAGACGCCTTCCAATTCCCGCCCTTTTTAACGCTCTGCATAGAACCTGCTTATCGAATATCCTAACGTGGCTGATTGTTGAGTTTTGTGAGGATTGTTTACTGCTTTAAAGCCGCGATATAGATGCGTTGATGTGATAAGCGCAGGTGTGTATGTTCAGAGCGGCCAATTTGTAACTTCTGATCCTTAAAACGCATTGTTAGGAGTTGGTTTAACCATCTAAAAGCTCATTCACTCTGAAACTGGAAATATACCCTGGAAAGTTACTGTATAATCTTTAACATCGGCAGCTGAAGGCCGACATGTCCACAAGTTGGCCCGCTCTCAATGAGACATTAAATATTATTAATTATTCGAACAACCCCCTAGAAGCTAACACACACATGCCTATTATAACATGCATTTATTTAATGCCTAAATACAGTAAATGTTCCCAACGAAATTCAGGCACTCTGCCACGTCAAATTGGAAATGGCACATTCAATTGTGTTCCAGTGACTTGCTTCGAACCAATTTATGTACTGTAATCAATATTTGTTCTTGGTGGCAAATAAACTAAAACTTATttacaacaatgcaaaaaaaGTAATAGTTACAATCCCATTGAGCATTGTAATATGTTATGTTTACTCTTTTATATTTTGACAAAGGAATTAACAACATTCATTTTAATACCTAGGTTACAACATACTGTTAAAGTAGCATTTTATTACTTTGCCACACTTTGTCTTGTTAAGGAAAGTTTTGTCAGTAAATAGTCTATAGAACTAACAGGTATGCATATACTGTAAATTGGTAACCTCCTCACCGATCATGGTCATTCTAGATTGTTTCTGGATCTCTGCAGAGTAAATATCAGGGTAAAAGTcttgaagggtctgggcccgaaatgtcgactgtactcttttccatagatgctacctgacctgctgagttcctccagtattttgtgtgagtggcttgaatttccatcatctgtaggttttctcttgttaatgATCCATACTGATCCCTCAGATTCTTGCATGTTTCATTGAAACCGCTTCTTATTCATCTAAGCTGCTGAGAGAATGGGTTCATTCTATTTGATCTTCTGTCAGAGTTCATCTCATGAATCAATCCTTAACGTACTATGTGTTgtgcagggatcactctctacgTGATACCCTCGTCCATgcgtcccttcccactaatctccctcctggcacttatccttgcaaacggaacaagtgctacacctgcccctacaccttctctctcactaccattcacagCCTCAAaaagtccttccatgtgaggtgacacttcacctgtgaatctgttggggccaTTTATTGTATCCGAtgctcccagtatggcctcctgtatatcggtgagacccgacgtagattaggagaccgTTTCGCCGAGTAGTTACGCTCcttccgccagaaaaagtgggatatcCAAGAGGCCACCCTTTTAAATCCCATTTCGCATTCTCATTTCGACATGTCAGGCTAttgtctcctctactgtcgcgattaTGCCagactcagattggaggagcaacaccttatatttcgtctgggtagcctccaacctgatagcatgaacagcAACTTCTCAAATTAAGGTAATGCCCCACCCCCTCACCATACCCCATTCACATTTCCCTCTCtccactttatctccttacctgcccatcacctccccgtggtgctcctcccccttttcttccatggctctctgtcctctcctatccgattccccttctccggccctgtatctctttcaccaatcaaattcccactttttacttcacccctcctcacaACCATCACGTGcatttcttcctccccaccccgtCACTTTCTTCCTCTGACTCCTTATCTTCTTgactccagtcctaatgaagggtctctgccctaaatgtcaactatactcttttccatagatgctgcctggcctgttggtccctccagcattttgtgtgtgttgcagtgctTCAGGGTGGTCTCACCAAGGACCTGTGCAAATGCACCAGAGATTTTCACTCTTGTACTTAGTACAACAAATACAACTTTCCCTTTCCTTCCTAATTATTTGCTGTACCTACATGTCAACTTGGTTCCTTATGCAAGGAACTCCCAGACCTCTCTGAATGCCAATATTTGTTAGACtcaggaaaacaaatgcaattgTAGATACTGGAGTTTAACAAGaactgaacccaagtgcagaggaaagagaCTTGTAGAGATGGGGATGAGAGTTTATTcctaataattccaaaagaacatcagtGGCTTGACCAAGCAACACCACACATTTTCAAAACTAGGACCCTACAATTAAGCATCTGTTTAAATCATACAAGTAGCATAGAAtccccaagcctatcaaaataaacttaacgaGCTTAAACAGAAGGCACGAGGAGTCTGCATTGCAAAGAGCAAGccacacaaggaactctaaacaaTTAATGCCTGTCCTTAAACAATAATTAACCATTTCAGGTGCTTTAAAAATCTCAGCTCCCACTCTCTCTGGTGCACTGCACAAGTCCAAAGAACTCATTAATGTTTTGTTAGCCATTCTTTGGAAGAAAAGTTGCTTAAAAGGTTTCACATCAAGATATTTTAAATGAATGCCTGAACTTCAAAAACAAAACCTTGCCAGACATATTACCTATGTAATTTATGTCTGACTACTCATACCCATTCCTTCCAAATATTAGTCCTCCACCCACGCCAAAGTCCTGGTATATGCAACCTCCCACTTCATCTGTGACTCCCCACCACTCCTTGTATCCATTTGGGTAAATACAGATTTCACAAATCACTATCCAAAATtttgagatacagaataaaattctCTCTTAGAGGTTATGTGGAAAAGAAAGATGATGTGGCCATGCTTTACATCGAATTGTGGTTTTCTTGGAATGCAACCACCCCATAGTGCAAGGGTGCCTGTACATGGTATATTTTGACCAAGGGAGGAGTCTTGGGTAAATTCTTGGTCTGTTTTCTCATATGAAAAGAATTTCCATCAATTGTCAAAGTAAATGCCCGAACCTAACCTTCGAACCTGCAAGCTTATTCATTCTCTGCAAGATTTGGTGTTTGGATTTTATCTGTTAAACACCATTAAGCAGATTATACATATTTAGTGACCCTTAACTTTTAAAGAATTATAGAatatacagcatggatacaggctaTTCTGCCCAATTTTCCAATGTCAACCAATAGACATCCTCACATTTTAATCCCATCGCCTAGCACTTGGTCCATAACCTTCTATGGCTAGATACATAGATTCATGAAAATAGACCTTTcagaccaagcaacacacatcaaagttgctggtgaacgcagcaggccaggcagcatctctaggaagaggtacagttgacatttcaggccgagaccaataCGTCCATGCTGAATGAGATGtctgtctatactaatcccatttgacTGTCCTATCCTTATACCTCTCCAAAGGTCTTTTAAGTGTTTGTAACTGTACTTGCCTCTACTATATCCTCTGAGAcctcattccatatatccactatTCTTCGTGTGAAAAAATGTTCCTCAGATTCCCTattaaatttttcccctctcagcttaatctgatgtcctctagttttagacacccCAGCCCTGTGAAGAAGGGTAtgactatctactctatctatgctcctcatgattttataaacttctgtaaaatcacccctcagcctcctacacaTACTAGAGCATGGAttaatacctggaaatatgatgttgtagctattagtgaaagaaggggtgtgattggcaactaaatattcctggatttcgttgcttctggtgtgatagaatcagaggggcaagagggggaggtgttgcattgcttgccagagaaaatattacagcggtgctttggcaggatagattagaggactcatctcgggaggctatttgggtagaattaaggaatgggaaaggtgcagtaatgctaataggggtgtattatagaccacctaatggggagcgagaattggaggagcaagtttgtaaggagatagcagatatttgcagtaagcacaaggttgtaattgtgggagattttaattttccacacatagactgggaaacccattctgtaaaagggctggatggtttggagtttgtaaaatgtgtgcaagatagttttttgcagcaatacatagaggtaccaactagagaaggggcagtgttggatctcctgttagggaatgagatagaggAATGAGTTAGGgaaggtgacagaggtatgtgttggggagcacaatgccattagtttcaatataattatggagaaggataagacTGGACCCAGGGTCGAAATTTTTGATTGgaaaaaggctaactttgaggaaatgcgaaaggatttagaaggagtggattgggacaatttgttttatgggaaggatgtaatagaaaaatggaggtgaaATTTTGAGTGCAGAatatttatgttcctgttaggttgaaaggaaaggttaagagtttgagagagccatggttttcaagggatattggaaacttggttcagaaaaagagagagatccacaataaatataggcagcctggagtaaataaggtgctcgaggaatataaagaatgtaaaaagaagcttaagaaagaaattagaaaagctaaaagaagatatgaggttgctttggcaagtaaggtgaaaataaatccagagggtttctacaggtatattaatagcaaaaggatagtgagggataaaattgatcccttagagaatcagagtggatggctatgtgcagagccaaagagatgggggaaattttgaacaatttcttttcttcagtattcactaaagagaagaatattgaattgtgtaaggtgagGGAAAcgagtagggtagttatggaaactatgatgattaaagaagaggaagtaccagcgcttttaaggaatataaaagtggataagtctccaggtcctgacaggctattccctaggaccttgagggaagttagtgtggaaatagcagaggctctgacagaaatatttcaaatgtcattagaaacggggatggtgccggaggattggcgtatcgctcatgttgttccattgtttaaaaagtgttctaagagtaaacctagcaattattggtctgtgagtttgacttcagtggtgggtaaattgatggaaagtattcttagagatggtatatataattaactggatagacagagtctgatttggaacagtcaacatggatttgtgcgtggaaagtcatgtttgacaaatcttactatattttttgaagaggttactaagaaacttgacaagggtaaagcagtggatgttgtttatatggacttcagtcaggcctttgacaaggttccacacggaaggttagttaggaaggttcaatcgttaggtattaatattgaagtagtaaaatggattcagcagtggctggatgggagacgccagagagtggtggtggataactgtttgtcagattggaggccggtgactagtggtgtgcctcagggatctgtactgggtccaatgttgtttttcatatatattaatgatctggatgatgggtggtaaattggattagtaagtgtgcagatgataggtggagttgtggataatgaagtaggttttcaaagcttgcagagagatttaggccagttagaagagtgggctgaatgatggcggatggagtttaatgctgataaatgtgaggtgctacattttggtaggactaatcaaaataggacatacatggtaaatgttagggcattgaagaatgcagtagaacagagggatctaggaatagtggtgcatagttccctgaaggtggaatctcatgtggatagggtggtgaagaaagcttttggtatgctggcctttataaatcagagcattgagtataggagttgggatgtaacgttgaaattgtacaaggcattggtaaggtcaaatttggagtattgtgtacagttctggtcaccgaattataggaaagatgtcaacaaaatagagagagtacagagaagatttactagaatgttacctgggtttcatctcctaagttacagagaaagattgaacaagttaggtctttattctttggagtgtagaaggttgaggagggatttgatagaggtatctaaaattatgagggggatagatagagttgacgtggataggctttttccattgagagtgggggcgattcaaacaagaggacatgagttgagagttaaagggcaaaagtttaggggtaacatgagggggaacttctttattcagagagtggtagctgtgtagaacgagcttccagcagaagtggttgaggcaggttcgatgttgtcgtttaaagttaaattggatagccatatggacaggaaaggaatggagggttctggactgagtgcaggtcggtgggactagatgagagtaagagttcggcacggactagaagggccgagatggcctgtttccatgctgtaattgttatatggttatgtggttACACTCCTGGGAAAAtaatcccagtctatccaaactCTCTTCATAATTCAAGCCCTCCGTCCAGGCGACattcctgagattcttttctgcAGTCTTTTTTAGTTTAATCGCATTCTTGCAATAGTATAGTGAGcggaaatgcacacaatactctaagtgcagcgtTTTTTGTCCAGATTGTTTAGagcagagagaatgccaggcaggatgttggaatgctcctcttgcaggatgtgggaagtcagggagccctccggtgcccctgacaacgacacctgcaagaagtgcatccagctgcagctcctaacaaaccgcgttagggaactggagcaggagctggatgacctccggatcatttgggagaatgaggagattatagatagtagctacagggatgtagttatgccaaaggagcagaggacaggaaattgggtcactctcaggcaagggaagaggaaagggcaggcagagtaGGGTTCCCCTGtcgtcattcccctcaacaacaactataccgcattggatactgttgcgggggatgacttacctgggactagctgcagtagccggatctctggcactgagtctggctctgcagtgcagaagggagggtggaaaaagaggagagtggtagtgataggggactcgataggtagaggtgcagataggaggttctgtggtcgtgacagagaatccaggatggtttgttgcctcccgggtgccagggtcaaggatgtctctgatcgattgcatgacattctgaagtgggagggtgatcagccagatgtcgtggtgcacatcggtaccaatgacatagcaaggaagagtgaggaggtcctggagagtgagtatagagagcttggtaggaagttgaaagcaggacctcgagggtggtaatctcaggattgctacctgtgctacatgccagtgagggtaggaagaggatgctctggaggatgaacaagtggctgaggaactggtgtagggggcagggtttcagatttcaggatcattgggacctcttctggggcaggtgggacctgtacaagagagaagggttacacttgaactacaaggggacgaatatcctttcagggaggtttgttagtgctattggggaggctttaaactagattttcaggcggatgggaaccagagtgccagagctgacagtgtggctggggtgaaaataaatgatgttaaaagttcaagcaaagccgccaatagaaaggttgtgagtggtggtaaaaatcttctgaggtgtatatatttcaatgctaggagtattgcggggaaggcggatgagttgagggcgtggattgacacgtggaattatgacgctatagcaattagtgaaacttggttacaggaggggcaggactggcagcttaatattccagggttccgatgtttcggatgtgatagaggcagaggaatgaaaggtggtggtggtggggcggggggggggcggtagcattgcttgtcagggaaaatgttacagcagtgctcaggcaggacagattagagggcgtgtctactgagtccttatgggtggagctgagaaacaggaaaggtatggtcacattagtggggttgtattatagaccacccaatagtcagcaagaattggaggagcaaacctgcagagagatagcaggcaactgcaggaaacaaagttgtggtggtaggggattttaattttccacatattgattgggactcccatactgttaggggtctagatggtttagagtttgtaaaatgtgttcaggaaagttttctaaatcaatatatagaggtaccaactagaggggatgcaatattggatctattgttaggaaacgagttaggacaagtgacggaagtgtgcgtaggggagcactttggttccagtgatcataacaccattagtttcaacttgatcatagacaaggatagatctggtcctagggttgaggttcttaactggaagaaggccaaatttgaagaaatgagaaaggatctaaaaagcgtggattgggacaggttgttctctggcaaggatgtgatcggtaggtgggaagccttcaaaggagaaattttgagagtgcagagtttgtatgttcctgtcaggattaaaggcaaagtgaataggaataaggaaccttggttctcaagggatattgcaactctgataaagaagaagagagagttgtatgacatgtataggaaacagggagtaaataaggtgcttgaggagtataaaaagtgcaagaaaatacttaagaaggaaatcaggagggctaaaagaagacatgaggttgccttggcagtcaaagtgaagggtaatccaaagagcttttacaggtatattaaaagcattgtaagggataaaattagtcctcttgaagatcgactatgtgcggaaccaaaagaaatgggggagatcttaaatgggttttttgcgtctgtatttagtaaggaaactggcatgaagtctatggaattaagggaaacaagtagtgagatcatggaaactgtacagattgaaaaggaggaggtgcttgctatcttgaggcaaattaaagtggataaatccccaggacctgacagggtattctcttggaccttgaagaagactagtgttgaaattgcaggggccctggcagatatatttaaaatgtcggtgtctacgggtgtggtgccagaggattggagaagggctcatgttgttccgttgtttaaaaaaggatcgaaaagtaatccgggaaattataggccggtaaatttgatgttggtagtgggtaagttattggagggagtactaagagacagaatctacaagcatttggatagacagggacttgttAGAGAGAATATGGCttcgtgcgtggtaggtcatgtttgaccaatctattggagtttttcgaggaggttaccaggaaagtggatgaagggaaggcagtggatgttacctacatggacttcagtaacgcctttgacaaggtcccgcatgggaggtggGTTAgggaaattcagtcgctaggtatacatggagaggtggtaaattggattagatattagctcagtggaagaagccaaagagtgacagtagagaattgcttctcagagtggaagcCTGTGAtttgtggtgtgccacagggatcagtgctgggtccattgttatttgtcatctatatcaatgatctggatgataatgtggtaaattggatcagc
Protein-coding regions in this window:
- the LOC134344799 gene encoding ADP-ribosylation factor-like protein 14 codes for the protein MGLSTSRELKMKHVRILMLGLDGAGKSTLLYKLKFSNTEFITASTVGFNVEMLPRDKSIALTVWDVGGQSKMRQLWPFYFQDTDALVFVVDCADTQRMETSRIEFERALKHKCLKGIPVMIIANKQDVKGAFSAEEITRRFHLKRCCSDRDWYVQPCCAKTGEGSSKAFDILLSLVKKKIPSKDEGSHINTQEDR